In Chelonia mydas isolate rCheMyd1 chromosome 10, rCheMyd1.pri.v2, whole genome shotgun sequence, a single window of DNA contains:
- the TLE3 gene encoding transducin-like enhancer protein 3 isoform X2 has translation MYPQGRHPAPHQPGQPGFKFTVAESCDRIKDEFQFLQAQYHSLKVEYDKLANEKTEMQRHYVMYYEMSYGLNIEMHKQTEIAKRLNTILAQIMPFLSQEHQQQVAQAVDRAKQVTMTELNAIIGVRGLPNLPLTQQLQAQHLSHAAHGPPVQLPPHPSGLQPPGIPPVTGSSSGLLALGALGSQAHLTVKDEKNHHDLDHRERDSNANNSVSPSDSLRASEKHRSSTDYSIDAKKRKAEEKDSMSRYDSDGDKSDDLVVDVSNEDPATPRVSPAHSPPENGIDKTRGLKKDAPNSPASVASSSSTPSSKTKDLGHNDKSSTPGLKSNTPTPRNEAPTPGTSTTPGLRPMPGKPAGMDPLASALRTPLSIAGSYAAPFAMMGHHEMNGSLTSPGAYAGLHNIPPQMSAAAAYGRSPMVSFGAVGFDPHPPMRGPGLPTSLASIPGGKPAYSFHVSADGQMQPVPFPHDALAGPGIPRHARQINTLSHGEVVCAVTISNPTRHVYTGGKGCVKIWDISQPGSKSPISQLDCLNRDNYIRSCKLLPDGRTLIVGGEASTLTIWDLASPTPRIKAELTSSAPACYALAISPDAKVCFSCCSDGNIAVWDLHNQTLVRQFQGHTDGASCIDISHDGTKLWTGGLDNTVRSWDLREGRQLQQHDFTSQIFSLGYCPTGEWLAVGMESSNVEVLHHTKPDKYQLHLHESCVLSLKFAYCGKWFVSTGKDNLLNAWRTPYGASIFQSKESSSVLSCDISADDKYIVTGSGDKKATVYEVIY, from the exons accgAGATTGCTAAAAGATTGAACACAATTCTAGCTCAAATCATGCCTTTTCTGTCACAAGAG CACCAACAGCAGGTTGCCCAGGCTGTTGACCGTGCCAAGCAAGTGACAATGACAGAGCTGAATGCTATCATCGGGGTACGTGGACTTCCAAATCTGCCTCTCACC cagcagctccaggcccAACACCTCTCCCATGCTGCTCACGGCCCCCCGGTACAGCTGCCTCCTCACCCTTCAGGCCTTCAGCCGCCGGGAATCCCTCCCGTCACGGGGAGTAGCTCAGGACTGCTGGCTCTTGGGGCCCTTGGGAGCCAAGCCCACTTGACCGTTAAAGATGAGAAAAACCATCATGACCTGGATCACCGAG AGCGAGACTCAAATGCA AATAATTCTGTCTCGCCATCAGACAGCCTGAGAGCTAGTGAGAAACACAGGAGTTCTACGGACTACAGCATCGACGCCAAAAAGCggaaagcagaggagaaggaCAGCATGAGCCGCTAT GACAGCGATGGTGACAAGAGCGACGACCTGGTGGTCGACGTCTCCAATGAG GATCCAGCTACACCCCGCGTCAGCCCAGCCCACTCGCCGCCTGAGAACGGGATAGACAAAACCCGAGGGCTGAAGAAGGATGCTCCGAACAGCCCTGCTTCGGTCGCCTCGTCCAGCAGCACGCCTTCCTCGAAGACTAAAGACCTGGGCCAT AACGACAAATCGTCAACGCCTGGGCTCAAGTCAAACACTCCTACGCCAAGGAACGAAGCCCCAACTCCCGGGACGAGTACCACTCCAGGCCTTCGGCCTATGCCGGGCAAACCAGCGGGCATGGACCCATTGG CGTCTGCCCTGAGGACCCCCCTATCCATCGCTGGCTCGTATGCGGCTCCCTTCGCCATGATGGGACACCATGAAATGAACGGCTCTCTGACGAGCCCGGGGGCCTATGCGGGGCTCCACAACATCCCGCCCCAGATGAGTGCCGCGGCCGCCTATGGCCGATCGCCAATGGTGAGCTTCGGAGCT GTCGGCTTTGACCCCCATCCGCCCATGAGGGGCCCCGGTCTCCCCACAAGTCTTGCGTCCATACCCGGCGGGAAGCC AGCCTACTCATTTCACGTAAGCGCTGATGGGCAGATGCAGCCGGTCCCGTTCCCCCACGACGCCCTTGCTGGCCCTGGCATCCCAAGGCACGCTCGGCAGATCAATACGCTGAGTCACGGGGAGGTGGTATGTGCTGTGACTATTAGCAACCCAACCAGACACGTGTACACCGGAGGAAAGGGATGTGTGAAGATCTGGGATATCAGCCAGCCAGGCAGTAAGAGTCCCATTTCACagctggattgcttg AACAGAGACAACTACATCCGTTCCTGCAAACTCCTCCCCGACGGCCGCACGCTTATTGTGGGAGGGGAAGCGAGTACGCTTACGATCTGGGACCTGGCTTCCCCGACGCCAAGGATCAAGGCTGAATTGACCTCCTCTGCCCCAGCATGCTATGCTCTGGCAATCAGCCCTGATGCAAAAGTCTGCTTCTCCTGTTGCAGCGACGGCAATATTGCTGTGTGGGATCTCCACAACCAGACACTGGTCAG GCAATTCCAAGGCCACACAGATGGCGCAAGCTGCATAGATATCTCGCATGATGGTACAAAATTATGGACAGGTGGTCTGGACAACACAGTGCGTTCCTGGGACCTTAGGGAAGGAAGACAGCTCCAGCAGCATGACTTCACTTCCCAG ATCTTCTCGCTGGGTTACTGCCCCACTGGGGAGTGGCTTGCGGTGGGCATGGAGAGCAGCAACGTTGAGGTGTTGCACCACACCAAGCCGGATAAATACCAGCTTCACCTGCACGAGAGCTGCGTCCTTTCACTCAAATTTGCCTACTGTG GTAAATGGTTTGTGAGTACAGGAAAGGATAATCTTCTCAACGCCTGGAGAACGCCATATGGAGCAAGCATATTCCAG tcaaAAGAATCCTCGTCCGTCTTAAGTTGTGACATTTCAGCAGATGACAAATACATTGTAACCGGCTCTGGTGACAAGAAGGCCACAGTCTATGAGGTCATCTATTAA
- the TLE3 gene encoding transducin-like enhancer protein 3 isoform X1, giving the protein MYPQGRHPAPHQPGQPGFKFTVAESCDRIKDEFQFLQAQYHSLKVEYDKLANEKTEMQRHYVMYYEMSYGLNIEMHKQTEIAKRLNTILAQIMPFLSQEHQQQVAQAVDRAKQVTMTELNAIIGVRGLPNLPLTQQQLQAQHLSHAAHGPPVQLPPHPSGLQPPGIPPVTGSSSGLLALGALGSQAHLTVKDEKNHHDLDHRERDSNANNSVSPSDSLRASEKHRSSTDYSIDAKKRKAEEKDSMSRYDSDGDKSDDLVVDVSNEDPATPRVSPAHSPPENGIDKTRGLKKDAPNSPASVASSSSTPSSKTKDLGHNDKSSTPGLKSNTPTPRNEAPTPGTSTTPGLRPMPGKPAGMDPLASALRTPLSIAGSYAAPFAMMGHHEMNGSLTSPGAYAGLHNIPPQMSAAAAYGRSPMVSFGAVGFDPHPPMRGPGLPTSLASIPGGKPAYSFHVSADGQMQPVPFPHDALAGPGIPRHARQINTLSHGEVVCAVTISNPTRHVYTGGKGCVKIWDISQPGSKSPISQLDCLNRDNYIRSCKLLPDGRTLIVGGEASTLTIWDLASPTPRIKAELTSSAPACYALAISPDAKVCFSCCSDGNIAVWDLHNQTLVRQFQGHTDGASCIDISHDGTKLWTGGLDNTVRSWDLREGRQLQQHDFTSQIFSLGYCPTGEWLAVGMESSNVEVLHHTKPDKYQLHLHESCVLSLKFAYCGKWFVSTGKDNLLNAWRTPYGASIFQSKESSSVLSCDISADDKYIVTGSGDKKATVYEVIY; this is encoded by the exons accgAGATTGCTAAAAGATTGAACACAATTCTAGCTCAAATCATGCCTTTTCTGTCACAAGAG CACCAACAGCAGGTTGCCCAGGCTGTTGACCGTGCCAAGCAAGTGACAATGACAGAGCTGAATGCTATCATCGGGGTACGTGGACTTCCAAATCTGCCTCTCACC cagcagcagctccaggcccAACACCTCTCCCATGCTGCTCACGGCCCCCCGGTACAGCTGCCTCCTCACCCTTCAGGCCTTCAGCCGCCGGGAATCCCTCCCGTCACGGGGAGTAGCTCAGGACTGCTGGCTCTTGGGGCCCTTGGGAGCCAAGCCCACTTGACCGTTAAAGATGAGAAAAACCATCATGACCTGGATCACCGAG AGCGAGACTCAAATGCA AATAATTCTGTCTCGCCATCAGACAGCCTGAGAGCTAGTGAGAAACACAGGAGTTCTACGGACTACAGCATCGACGCCAAAAAGCggaaagcagaggagaaggaCAGCATGAGCCGCTAT GACAGCGATGGTGACAAGAGCGACGACCTGGTGGTCGACGTCTCCAATGAG GATCCAGCTACACCCCGCGTCAGCCCAGCCCACTCGCCGCCTGAGAACGGGATAGACAAAACCCGAGGGCTGAAGAAGGATGCTCCGAACAGCCCTGCTTCGGTCGCCTCGTCCAGCAGCACGCCTTCCTCGAAGACTAAAGACCTGGGCCAT AACGACAAATCGTCAACGCCTGGGCTCAAGTCAAACACTCCTACGCCAAGGAACGAAGCCCCAACTCCCGGGACGAGTACCACTCCAGGCCTTCGGCCTATGCCGGGCAAACCAGCGGGCATGGACCCATTGG CGTCTGCCCTGAGGACCCCCCTATCCATCGCTGGCTCGTATGCGGCTCCCTTCGCCATGATGGGACACCATGAAATGAACGGCTCTCTGACGAGCCCGGGGGCCTATGCGGGGCTCCACAACATCCCGCCCCAGATGAGTGCCGCGGCCGCCTATGGCCGATCGCCAATGGTGAGCTTCGGAGCT GTCGGCTTTGACCCCCATCCGCCCATGAGGGGCCCCGGTCTCCCCACAAGTCTTGCGTCCATACCCGGCGGGAAGCC AGCCTACTCATTTCACGTAAGCGCTGATGGGCAGATGCAGCCGGTCCCGTTCCCCCACGACGCCCTTGCTGGCCCTGGCATCCCAAGGCACGCTCGGCAGATCAATACGCTGAGTCACGGGGAGGTGGTATGTGCTGTGACTATTAGCAACCCAACCAGACACGTGTACACCGGAGGAAAGGGATGTGTGAAGATCTGGGATATCAGCCAGCCAGGCAGTAAGAGTCCCATTTCACagctggattgcttg AACAGAGACAACTACATCCGTTCCTGCAAACTCCTCCCCGACGGCCGCACGCTTATTGTGGGAGGGGAAGCGAGTACGCTTACGATCTGGGACCTGGCTTCCCCGACGCCAAGGATCAAGGCTGAATTGACCTCCTCTGCCCCAGCATGCTATGCTCTGGCAATCAGCCCTGATGCAAAAGTCTGCTTCTCCTGTTGCAGCGACGGCAATATTGCTGTGTGGGATCTCCACAACCAGACACTGGTCAG GCAATTCCAAGGCCACACAGATGGCGCAAGCTGCATAGATATCTCGCATGATGGTACAAAATTATGGACAGGTGGTCTGGACAACACAGTGCGTTCCTGGGACCTTAGGGAAGGAAGACAGCTCCAGCAGCATGACTTCACTTCCCAG ATCTTCTCGCTGGGTTACTGCCCCACTGGGGAGTGGCTTGCGGTGGGCATGGAGAGCAGCAACGTTGAGGTGTTGCACCACACCAAGCCGGATAAATACCAGCTTCACCTGCACGAGAGCTGCGTCCTTTCACTCAAATTTGCCTACTGTG GTAAATGGTTTGTGAGTACAGGAAAGGATAATCTTCTCAACGCCTGGAGAACGCCATATGGAGCAAGCATATTCCAG tcaaAAGAATCCTCGTCCGTCTTAAGTTGTGACATTTCAGCAGATGACAAATACATTGTAACCGGCTCTGGTGACAAGAAGGCCACAGTCTATGAGGTCATCTATTAA